One window of Camelina sativa cultivar DH55 chromosome 4, Cs, whole genome shotgun sequence genomic DNA carries:
- the LOC104781029 gene encoding heat stress transcription factor A-7a-like, with protein MNPFVPEGYDQQPPQPMEGLHEVGPPPFLTKTFEMVDDPNTDQIVSWNRGGTSFVVWDLYSFSTILLPRHFKHCNFSSFIRQLNTYGFRKIEAERWEFANEGFLVGQRQLLKNIKRRTTFTTSSSSSSTPSSHDAACNELRREKQVLMMELMSLRQQHQTTKSYVKAMEQRIEGAEMKQRQMMSFLARAMQSPSFLHQLLKQRDKRIKEIEDETAKRKRGSSSVSELEALALEMQGYGKQRIMLEEDDHHLVVERELDDGFWEELLSDESLASTS; from the exons ATGAATCCGTTTGTACCGGAAGGCTATGATCAACAACCACCGCAACCAATGGAGGGGTTACACGAAGTTGGTCCACCTCCGTTTCTGACCAAGACATTTGAGATGGTTGATGATCCAAACACAGACCAGATCGTATCTTGGAACAGAGGAGGCACTAGTTTTGTCGTTTGGGATTTGTATTCTTTCTCTACGATTCTTCTCCCTCGACACTTCAAACACTGCAATTTCTCAAGTTTCATCAGACAACTCAATACTTAT GGTTTCAGAAAGATAGAAGCTGAGAGATGGGAATTTGCAAACGAAGGGTTCTTGGTGGGACAAAGACAGTTACTGAAAAACATCAAGAGAAGAACCACTTTCaccacttcatcatcatcatcatcaactccaTCAAGCCATGACGCTGCTTGCAACGAGCTCCGCAGGGAGAAGCAGGTGCTAATGATGGAGCTGATGAGTTTGAGACAGCAGCACCAGACCACGAAAAGCTACGTCAAAGCTATGGAACAGAGGATAGAAGGTGCAGAGATGAAACAGAGGCAGATGATGTCGTTCTTGGCTAGAGCAATGCAGAGCCCTTCGTTTCTGCATCAGCTGCTCAAACAGAGGGATAAGAGGATTAAAGAGATCGAGGATGAGACAGCAAAGAGGAAAAGAGGTTCTTCTTCGGTGTCGGAACTGGAGGCTCTGGCTCTGGAGATGCAAGGCTATGGGAAACAGAGGATtatgttggaagaagatgatcatcaTTTAGTGGTAGAGAGAGAGTTGGATGATGGTTTCTGGGAAGAGCTGCTTAGTGACGAGAGTTTGGCTTCTACTTCCTAA